Proteins encoded in a region of the Prochlorococcus marinus CUG1416 genome:
- the lgt gene encoding prolipoprotein diacylglyceryl transferase, producing the protein MLIFQAFIQSPGETFLNLGFLTIRWYGLLISVSVLIGLFVSKKLAKARNINPQYISEILPSLIIFAIIGARAYYVIFEWRQYSGENFFTSLELFNNTIQIPSFLAVWEGGIAIHGGLIGGLLSIIYFCKSKNIHLKTFIDILIPSIILGQSIGRWGNFFNNEAFGVPTNLPWKLFIPIQNRPLEFINYEFFHPTFLYESLWNFLIFILLIFIFNKQNKTDFFRPGFISCLYLISYSFGRFWIEGLRTDPLCIGGLPPFCSGGIRMAQFISIFLFSSGLIGIFFLRLRTYSGKNRKNG; encoded by the coding sequence ATGCTTATATTTCAAGCTTTTATACAATCTCCAGGTGAAACATTTTTAAATTTAGGATTTCTTACAATTCGATGGTATGGATTACTAATTTCGGTTTCAGTTTTAATAGGCCTATTTGTCTCTAAAAAACTTGCAAAGGCAAGGAATATTAACCCACAATACATTAGTGAAATACTTCCATCATTAATAATCTTTGCAATAATTGGAGCTAGAGCTTATTACGTAATATTTGAGTGGAGGCAATATAGCGGAGAGAACTTTTTTACTTCTTTAGAACTATTCAATAACACCATTCAAATACCTTCTTTTCTGGCAGTTTGGGAAGGAGGCATAGCAATCCATGGAGGTCTAATTGGAGGATTATTATCTATTATTTATTTCTGTAAATCGAAAAACATTCATTTAAAAACTTTTATAGATATATTAATACCCTCGATTATTCTTGGACAATCTATAGGAAGGTGGGGGAATTTTTTCAATAACGAAGCCTTTGGAGTGCCTACAAATTTGCCTTGGAAATTATTTATACCTATCCAAAATAGGCCTTTAGAATTTATTAATTACGAATTTTTTCATCCTACTTTTCTCTATGAGTCATTGTGGAATTTTTTAATATTCATCCTCCTTATTTTTATCTTTAATAAACAGAATAAAACAGATTTTTTTAGGCCTGGCTTTATTAGCTGTCTTTATTTAATAAGTTATAGCTTTGGAAGATTCTGGATTGAAGGCTTAAGAACTGATCCACTATGTATTGGTGGGCTTCCGCCTTTCTGTAGTGGCGGTATAAGAATGGCTCAATTTATAAGTATTTTTCTATTTTCTTCTGGATTAATTGGAATATTTTTTTTAAGATTAAGAACATATAGTGGTAAAAACAGAAAGAATGGATAA
- the petA gene encoding cytochrome f: MKDLKNQIMRKTTLFIFTLLFISSIVFYPKTTFAYPFWAQQNYESPREATGKIVCANCHLAQMPTIAEVPQSVGADSVFKAVVKIPYKNDLKEIGADGSEVPLQVGAVVMLPDGFKLAPQERWTEEIKEETEGVYFTNYSEEKDNIIIVGPLPGDTNKEIVFPVLSPDPSTNKEYHYGKYSLHIGGNRGRGQVYPTGDKSNNVVFTSSSSGTINSIDTIEDGSYKINIENDNGEITTESVPVGPQIIVKAQDKINAGDPLTNDPNVGGFGQLDAEVVLQSPYRVIGLIAFFIGVGLTQILLVLKKKQVEKVQAAEGI; the protein is encoded by the coding sequence ATGAAAGATCTTAAAAATCAAATCATGAGAAAAACAACTTTATTCATCTTCACTCTGCTCTTCATTTCGAGCATTGTATTTTATCCTAAGACCACTTTTGCTTATCCATTTTGGGCTCAGCAAAACTACGAATCCCCAAGAGAAGCTACAGGAAAGATAGTCTGTGCGAATTGTCATCTAGCTCAAATGCCTACTATTGCAGAGGTTCCGCAATCTGTTGGTGCTGATAGTGTTTTTAAAGCTGTTGTCAAAATACCTTACAAAAATGACTTGAAAGAGATCGGAGCTGATGGTTCTGAAGTTCCATTACAAGTTGGTGCCGTTGTAATGCTGCCTGATGGCTTTAAACTTGCTCCACAAGAAAGATGGACCGAAGAAATCAAAGAGGAGACAGAAGGGGTTTATTTCACTAATTACAGTGAAGAGAAAGATAATATCATCATCGTTGGTCCTTTGCCCGGCGATACCAATAAAGAAATCGTTTTCCCTGTACTTTCCCCTGATCCATCAACTAATAAAGAATATCACTATGGGAAATACTCGTTACATATAGGAGGCAATAGAGGTAGAGGTCAGGTATACCCAACTGGAGACAAAAGCAATAATGTAGTTTTCACCTCTTCCAGTTCAGGAACTATTAATTCAATAGACACAATTGAAGATGGTAGCTATAAGATCAATATAGAAAACGATAATGGTGAGATAACTACTGAATCAGTACCTGTTGGTCCTCAAATTATCGTAAAAGCACAAGACAAAATTAATGCAGGTGATCCACTTACTAATGATCCCAACGTTGGCGGCTTTGGGCAATTAGATGCTGAAGTTGTACTTCAAAGCCCCTACAGAGTAATTGGATTAATTGCATTCTTTATTGGTGTAGGTCTAACACAAATACTTTTAGTATTAAAGAAAAAACAAGTAGAAAAAGTGCAAGCAGCAGAGGGTATCTAA
- the petC gene encoding cytochrome b6-f complex iron-sulfur subunit, giving the protein MTQLSSNDVPSMGRRQFMNLLTFGTATGVALGALYPVANYFMPLRAGGGGGGTSAKDELGNPVTKTGWLANHQAGDRSLVQGLKGDPTYLIVNEGGEIGEFGLNAICTHLGCVVPWDSGANKFICPCHGSQYDTNGKVVRGPAPLSLALAHVDIEDDAVLVKQWSETDFRTNENPWWA; this is encoded by the coding sequence ATGACTCAATTAAGTTCCAATGATGTCCCTTCAATGGGTCGAAGGCAATTTATGAATCTTCTTACATTTGGTACTGCGACTGGTGTAGCTTTAGGAGCCCTCTATCCCGTAGCTAATTATTTCATGCCTTTAAGAGCAGGTGGTGGTGGTGGTGGAACTTCTGCTAAAGATGAATTAGGGAATCCAGTAACTAAGACAGGATGGTTAGCCAACCATCAAGCAGGTGACAGAAGCCTAGTACAGGGTCTCAAAGGAGATCCAACTTATTTAATAGTTAATGAGGGTGGGGAAATAGGAGAATTTGGTTTAAATGCAATTTGTACTCATTTAGGTTGCGTTGTCCCATGGGATAGTGGCGCTAATAAATTTATATGTCCTTGTCATGGTAGTCAGTACGATACAAATGGGAAGGTAGTCAGAGGTCCTGCTCCTTTATCTTTAGCACTGGCTCATGTAGATATTGAAGATGATGCCGTACTTGTAAAACAATGGTCAGAAACAGACTTTAGAACTAATGAAAATCCTTGGTGGGCATAA
- a CDS encoding DUF3067 family protein, producing MKPLLVDEVIHYLIHRWGKKYDFRLFRRGKFVYFQMMWGFLGQESFPLSEVEYKKSIADKIEILNRGGYSEEVREWLKKVNARPRLGRAVSLKLNINEKMKEFLT from the coding sequence ATGAAACCATTACTAGTTGATGAAGTTATTCATTATTTGATTCATCGCTGGGGAAAAAAATATGACTTTAGACTCTTTAGAAGAGGAAAATTTGTCTATTTTCAAATGATGTGGGGATTCCTTGGACAGGAATCATTTCCTCTAAGTGAAGTTGAATATAAAAAATCGATAGCAGATAAAATTGAGATTTTAAATAGAGGTGGATACTCAGAGGAAGTAAGGGAATGGCTAAAGAAAGTCAATGCTAGGCCAAGGTTAGGTAGAGCTGTCAGCTTGAAATTAAATATTAATGAGAAGATGAAAGAGTTTTTGACTTGA
- the tatC gene encoding twin-arginine translocase subunit TatC, with product MKGTGQGENKSSDRMTFSDHLEELRQRILNSIYSILISIFFSFLIIKPLISFLEIPAGDIHLLQLAPGEFLFVAIKVAGYSGLIVSMPYIFYQIILFISPGLTKQEKSLILPAVFGSGLLFFLGLIFSWWILVPAAINFFITFGADIVEPTWSIERYFDFVLLLMSSTALAFQLPVLQFILGSLGIITTEKMISNWKIVVISSAILSAVITPSTDPLTMSLLSISIVFLFFVGTGLTYLSENLKSKTLSSSH from the coding sequence ATGAAAGGTACAGGTCAGGGTGAAAATAAATCTTCAGATAGAATGACTTTTAGTGATCATTTAGAAGAGCTTCGTCAACGAATACTAAACTCAATTTACTCAATACTTATTTCAATATTCTTTAGTTTTCTAATTATAAAGCCATTAATATCTTTTTTAGAAATTCCAGCTGGCGATATTCATTTATTACAACTTGCTCCAGGAGAGTTTTTATTTGTCGCTATTAAAGTTGCAGGTTACAGCGGGTTAATAGTTTCTATGCCTTATATTTTTTATCAAATAATATTGTTCATCTCACCTGGATTAACAAAACAAGAAAAAAGCCTTATCTTGCCCGCAGTTTTTGGTTCAGGTCTTCTATTTTTTTTAGGATTAATTTTTTCATGGTGGATATTAGTTCCTGCCGCCATTAATTTCTTTATTACTTTTGGTGCTGACATTGTTGAACCAACATGGTCGATAGAGAGATATTTTGATTTCGTTCTTTTATTAATGTCTAGCACTGCATTAGCTTTTCAATTACCAGTATTACAATTTATTCTTGGTTCTCTTGGAATAATTACTACAGAGAAAATGATTTCGAATTGGAAAATAGTTGTAATCTCCTCCGCAATCTTATCTGCAGTGATTACCCCTTCAACAGACCCATTGACAATGTCATTGCTATCTATATCGATTGTATTTTTATTTTTTGTGGGTACTGGATTAACTTACTTATCAGAAAATCTCAAGTCAAAAACTCTTTCATCTTCTCATTAA
- a CDS encoding NFACT RNA binding domain-containing protein, which translates to MDITSIRSVLHYLTKNILPTKFETAQQPQPNTIQLCFRGVDSQTWLEVSWNGDSPRILKINKPEKIGRESTLSKQIRYGLKYMALISINQDDFERVIKFGFAKKPGDDISKYLIFELMGKHSNIFYLDNKYKIIAVGKQINSSQSSFRTISTGSIYSDPPVNLKKRPREDESFQSWKDSISTVPESLKYCLINTYQGVSPILTKQLEVVSNTSYSEIMEKNIDFISDANLKEIFKSWKIWINRFNNNNFNFSIFNKCFYCVWFLDKEINCENKIDLCTGLENYYDYHLKQKKLEFLVKKIEGIIFKQTNNEKKNLNAQYDLLSKSENYKVYKEKADKIFTTNEIKKQDIIRGQKLYKKSKKLKRSRELIKERLNIYKTNLDRLDEFTTLLENLNSLNHEDLIVKIKLLEEIIEEICNEFNIHLKRQREDKKSSSEIQSSPMQVDTPTGLKLQVGRNMRQNDLISFKFSKKGDLWFHAQESPGSHVVLKSSSQAASEQDLQIAADLAALFSKAKRNIKVPINLVKIKDLQKIKKGGPGCVSFKNVEIIWGNPTRGEDYIKKNLKTVI; encoded by the coding sequence ATGGATATTACATCGATTAGATCTGTCTTGCATTATTTAACAAAGAACATTTTACCTACAAAGTTCGAAACTGCCCAACAACCACAGCCTAATACTATTCAATTATGTTTCAGAGGCGTTGATTCTCAAACTTGGTTAGAAGTTTCATGGAATGGTGACTCTCCCAGAATACTAAAGATAAATAAGCCAGAAAAGATTGGAAGAGAAAGCACACTTTCTAAACAAATCAGATACGGATTAAAATATATGGCTTTAATTTCGATTAATCAAGATGATTTCGAGAGAGTTATAAAATTTGGTTTTGCAAAAAAACCTGGAGATGATATTAGCAAGTATTTAATTTTTGAGTTAATGGGAAAACATAGTAATATTTTTTATTTGGATAATAAATATAAAATAATTGCAGTAGGTAAGCAAATCAATTCAAGTCAATCTAGTTTTAGAACAATTTCAACAGGGTCAATTTATTCTGACCCTCCAGTCAATCTCAAAAAACGACCTAGAGAAGATGAGTCTTTTCAATCATGGAAAGACTCAATTTCAACAGTACCTGAATCTTTAAAATACTGTTTAATAAATACCTACCAAGGAGTAAGCCCTATCCTCACAAAACAATTAGAGGTAGTTAGTAACACTAGCTATTCGGAAATAATGGAAAAAAATATTGATTTCATTAGCGATGCGAACTTAAAGGAGATATTTAAAAGTTGGAAGATATGGATAAATAGGTTTAACAACAATAACTTTAATTTTTCAATATTTAATAAATGTTTTTATTGCGTTTGGTTTTTAGATAAAGAAATTAACTGTGAAAATAAAATAGATTTATGCACTGGTTTAGAGAATTATTATGATTATCATTTAAAACAAAAAAAACTTGAATTCTTAGTAAAAAAAATTGAAGGGATAATTTTCAAACAAACTAATAATGAAAAAAAGAATTTAAATGCTCAATATGATCTTCTATCAAAGTCAGAAAACTACAAAGTATATAAAGAAAAAGCTGACAAGATATTCACAACAAATGAGATCAAAAAACAAGATATTATTAGAGGACAAAAACTCTATAAAAAATCAAAAAAACTAAAAAGATCTAGAGAATTGATAAAAGAAAGACTCAATATTTACAAAACTAATCTGGATAGATTAGATGAATTCACTACACTTTTAGAAAATCTAAATTCTTTAAATCATGAAGATCTGATTGTAAAAATTAAACTATTAGAAGAAATTATTGAAGAAATTTGTAACGAGTTTAATATTCATCTAAAGAGGCAAAGAGAAGATAAGAAAAGTTCATCTGAGATACAATCTTCACCAATGCAAGTTGATACTCCTACAGGATTGAAGCTTCAAGTTGGGAGAAATATGAGGCAAAATGATTTAATAAGCTTTAAGTTTTCAAAAAAGGGCGATCTATGGTTTCATGCACAGGAATCTCCAGGAAGTCATGTGGTTTTAAAGTCTTCATCTCAAGCAGCATCTGAACAAGATCTTCAAATTGCTGCAGATCTAGCTGCTTTATTTAGTAAGGCAAAAAGAAACATTAAAGTTCCAATTAATTTAGTAAAGATTAAAGATTTGCAAAAAATAAAAAAAGGAGGACCTGGATGCGTTTCCTTTAAAAATGTAGAAATTATTTGGGGAAATCCTACAAGAGGAGAAGATTACATTAAAAAAAATCTTAAAACTGTAATTTAG
- the gmk gene encoding guanylate kinase: MKNQKKLIILTGPSGVGKGTVVKEILGKDKNIWLSISATTREPREGEKEGENYYFLNQEKFKEMIKKNLFLEWAQFAGNYYGTPLSSVNEKIKKGFNVLLEIEVEGAKQIKEKFPESLSIFLLPPDKAELERRIRNRGTEKEEAIKKRLLRASYEISVSNQFDFQLTNHNVDETAKRIIKLIQT, from the coding sequence ATGAAAAATCAAAAAAAACTCATTATCCTTACCGGACCTAGCGGGGTGGGTAAAGGAACTGTTGTTAAAGAAATATTAGGTAAAGATAAAAATATTTGGCTTTCAATATCTGCAACCACTAGAGAACCTAGAGAGGGAGAGAAGGAGGGAGAAAACTATTACTTTTTGAATCAAGAAAAGTTTAAAGAAATGATTAAAAAAAACCTTTTTCTTGAATGGGCTCAATTTGCTGGGAACTATTATGGAACTCCTTTATCTTCTGTCAATGAGAAAATTAAAAAGGGATTTAACGTTTTACTTGAAATTGAAGTGGAAGGTGCTAAGCAAATAAAGGAAAAGTTTCCTGAATCACTTTCAATATTTTTACTCCCTCCGGACAAAGCAGAGCTAGAGAGAAGAATAAGAAATAGGGGCACAGAAAAAGAAGAGGCAATTAAAAAAAGACTCTTAAGGGCTAGTTATGAGATTTCAGTATCAAATCAATTTGATTTTCAATTAACAAATCACAATGTTGATGAAACAGCTAAAAGAATAATCAAGTTAATACAAACTTGA
- the psaJ gene encoding photosystem I reaction center subunit IX: protein MFKLFSTKYMRSAPVVAAAWITMTAGIIIEFNRFFPDLLFHPMS, encoded by the coding sequence ATGTTCAAACTATTTAGTACAAAATACATGAGATCAGCTCCTGTCGTAGCAGCAGCTTGGATTACTATGACCGCAGGAATCATTATTGAATTTAATAGATTTTTCCCAGACTTATTATTCCACCCAATGAGCTGA
- a CDS encoding Photosystem I reaction center subunit III yields the protein MKFFFSIITSFFLFLGITPIALAANGPALNADRASTEFTASALNKCSENPRFIERASSATTQKDIARFERYGKASCGDDGLPHLILGAPLEPWGALLNRGHEGDLLIPGTIFIYIAGIIGWSGREYLIESKKTKNPADMEIFIDFGLAQKCLIKGAQWPLLANKQGRSGELRESDKNITLNGPR from the coding sequence ATGAAATTCTTTTTTTCAATCATAACCTCGTTTTTTCTGTTCCTAGGAATTACTCCAATTGCCTTAGCTGCTAATGGGCCTGCCTTAAACGCAGACAGAGCAAGCACAGAATTTACTGCATCAGCACTCAATAAATGCTCTGAAAATCCTAGGTTCATTGAGAGAGCAAGTTCTGCTACTACTCAAAAAGACATAGCAAGATTTGAAAGATATGGCAAAGCATCTTGCGGTGATGATGGCTTACCTCATTTAATTTTGGGAGCCCCATTAGAACCATGGGGAGCACTTTTAAACAGAGGCCATGAAGGAGACCTTCTTATTCCAGGCACAATATTTATATATATTGCTGGCATAATTGGTTGGTCAGGGAGAGAGTATCTAATTGAATCTAAAAAGACTAAAAATCCTGCTGACATGGAAATCTTTATAGACTTCGGGCTAGCCCAGAAATGTCTTATAAAAGGAGCCCAGTGGCCATTACTTGCAAACAAGCAAGGAAGAAGTGGAGAACTTAGAGAATCAGATAAAAACATCACTCTAAATGGTCCACGCTAA
- the tsaD gene encoding tRNA (adenosine(37)-N6)-threonylcarbamoyltransferase complex transferase subunit TsaD has translation MRKVLAIETSCDETSVSIVSNIGDTFIIHSNIIASQIEDHSKWGGVVPELAARKHLESLPFVLEKALTVSKMKIEEVDYIASTVAPGLVGCLRVGSITARSLCMLHSKPFLGIHHLEGHLSSILFSENYPKKSFLTLLVSGGHTELIKVDNRRGMQRLGKSFDDAAGEAFDKVGRLLGLSYPGGPAIEKIAKNGDPMKFNLPKCRISDKKGGFLKYDFSFSGLKTAVLRLVEKINLDGKTVPVPDIAASFERVVAEVLVERTIRCAIDHSLDNIVVVGGVAANNTLRKMMINEASKKSIKVHLAPLNLCTDNAAMIGAAALFRIKFKDHLSSLKLGVSGRLSIEQANTLYEENPPF, from the coding sequence ATGCGTAAAGTTTTAGCTATTGAAACAAGTTGTGATGAGACATCTGTCTCAATAGTTTCTAATATTGGCGATACTTTCATTATTCATTCAAATATCATTGCATCTCAAATTGAGGATCATTCAAAATGGGGAGGAGTTGTTCCTGAACTTGCAGCTAGAAAGCATCTAGAGTCATTACCTTTTGTTTTAGAAAAGGCTTTAACAGTATCAAAAATGAAAATTGAGGAAGTTGATTATATTGCATCAACTGTAGCTCCTGGATTAGTTGGATGTTTGCGAGTTGGATCCATAACTGCAAGATCACTTTGCATGTTACATTCAAAGCCATTCTTGGGAATTCATCATTTAGAGGGGCATTTATCTTCAATTCTATTTTCAGAAAACTATCCAAAGAAATCTTTTCTTACATTACTTGTGAGTGGCGGACATACAGAATTGATAAAGGTTGATAATAGAAGGGGAATGCAAAGACTTGGAAAAAGTTTTGATGATGCAGCTGGAGAAGCCTTTGATAAAGTTGGAAGATTATTAGGTCTTAGTTATCCCGGAGGACCGGCAATTGAAAAGATTGCTAAAAATGGGGATCCTATGAAATTCAATTTACCAAAATGTAGGATTTCTGATAAAAAGGGCGGATTTCTTAAATATGATTTCTCTTTTAGTGGTCTAAAAACTGCTGTTTTAAGATTAGTTGAGAAAATAAATTTAGACGGTAAGACTGTCCCAGTTCCTGATATTGCTGCAAGTTTTGAGAGGGTAGTGGCAGAGGTCTTGGTAGAGAGAACTATAAGATGTGCAATAGATCATAGCTTGGATAATATTGTTGTTGTTGGAGGAGTGGCTGCTAATAATACATTAAGAAAAATGATGATTAATGAAGCTAGTAAAAAATCTATTAAAGTTCATTTAGCTCCCCTTAATCTTTGTACAGATAATGCGGCGATGATTGGAGCAGCAGCGTTGTTCAGGATCAAATTTAAGGATCATTTAAGTTCCCTTAAATTAGGTGTATCAGGAAGACTATCAATTGAACAAGCCAATACCCTTTATGAAGAAAACCCTCCTTTCTAA
- a CDS encoding high light inducible protein, producing the protein MNKQPKIEIKETKNLVDKQELNLWKRGFTPQAEIWNGRMATIGIGIILIVIALISQFS; encoded by the coding sequence ATGAACAAACAACCTAAAATCGAGATTAAAGAAACAAAAAACCTTGTTGATAAGCAGGAACTGAATTTATGGAAAAGAGGGTTTACCCCGCAAGCTGAAATATGGAATGGAAGGATGGCAACTATTGGTATAGGAATAATTCTTATTGTTATTGCTTTAATAAGCCAATTTTCCTAG
- a CDS encoding cation:proton antiporter, producing MTPERLGLLWGITVFAGACARLFSSFTGFPSVVILLLSGLFIGRSGLGLVEPLDLGQGLETIVGLLVCLVLFEGGLNLKLPEGNIRNTVLKISLLRLFISLSAGIFIAHWLAGLSWQVAGIYSAIVLATGPTVVSPLVEQIKLTSPLSEVLKAEGLLLEPIGAVLALLLLELTLGDLRGINDVFIALMQRLGGGVLIGLSSGWLLSEILKKIKNEASFGIELQVTLGFIFLVYGICEYFLPESGLPASVASGFIVGKREIIDKDRLDNLIGELAQLAITVLFPLLAADVSWGELSPLGWGGVVCVFMIMIIVRPIAIFLATMGRELNLKEKVFLAWLAPRGIVTAAVASLFSIRLEQAGILGAGRLQGLVFLTILMTVGIQGLTAKPLANRLDLAQKNTR from the coding sequence ATGACGCCTGAAAGGCTTGGATTACTTTGGGGAATAACTGTATTCGCAGGTGCTTGTGCTCGACTATTCTCTTCTTTTACAGGATTCCCAAGTGTTGTTATTTTATTACTTTCTGGATTATTCATCGGAAGATCAGGCTTAGGATTAGTTGAGCCTTTAGATCTTGGACAAGGGCTTGAAACTATTGTTGGACTTTTAGTCTGCTTAGTTCTATTTGAAGGGGGACTGAATTTAAAATTGCCTGAAGGGAATATAAGAAATACTGTTTTGAAAATTTCATTATTAAGACTATTTATTTCATTATCAGCTGGAATCTTTATTGCTCATTGGCTGGCTGGTCTTTCATGGCAAGTTGCAGGAATATATAGTGCCATAGTTCTAGCTACTGGACCAACAGTAGTCTCTCCATTAGTTGAACAAATAAAATTAACTTCCCCTCTTTCGGAAGTTTTAAAAGCTGAGGGGTTGTTACTTGAACCAATTGGTGCAGTCCTAGCTTTGTTACTTTTAGAACTGACTTTAGGGGACCTACGTGGGATTAACGATGTATTTATTGCATTAATGCAAAGATTAGGGGGCGGAGTTCTAATAGGTTTAAGTTCAGGATGGTTACTATCAGAAATTTTAAAAAAAATAAAAAATGAAGCCTCATTTGGTATAGAACTCCAGGTTACCCTTGGTTTTATTTTCCTTGTGTATGGAATTTGTGAATATTTTTTACCAGAATCAGGATTGCCTGCATCTGTCGCTTCAGGATTTATTGTGGGTAAAAGAGAAATAATTGATAAGGATAGATTGGATAATCTAATAGGTGAATTGGCTCAATTAGCAATAACAGTTCTTTTCCCTCTTTTGGCAGCGGATGTTTCTTGGGGTGAATTAAGTCCGCTGGGTTGGGGAGGGGTGGTTTGCGTTTTTATGATAATGATAATTGTTCGTCCTATTGCTATCTTTTTAGCAACAATGGGCAGAGAATTAAACTTAAAGGAAAAAGTATTTTTAGCCTGGTTAGCTCCAAGAGGTATTGTTACTGCAGCAGTAGCCTCTCTTTTTTCTATCAGATTAGAGCAGGCTGGTATCCTTGGGGCTGGACGTCTACAAGGCTTAGTTTTTCTTACTATATTAATGACAGTAGGAATTCAAGGACTTACGGCTAAACCTTTGGCGAATCGACTTGATTTAGCACAAAAAAATACTAGATAG
- the gltX gene encoding glutamate--tRNA ligase, with product MEKRLRLAPSPTGLFHIGTARTALFNWLYAQKIGGKFLIRIEDTDFLRSKSEYTANILEGLKWLGLKWDEEPVNQSERISIHKNYIKKLLECGAAYRCFTTEDEISELREEQKKKGLPPKHDNRHRNLSKEEIETFISKGRTSVIRFKIDEKIKITWVDQIRGEIKWQGKDLGGDLVLSRRALEYEIGDPLYNLAVVIDDNFMNITHVVRGEDHISNTAKQILIYKALDFKLPTFSHTPLILNEEGKKLSKRDCVTSIDEFKDMGYLPEALANYMAFLGWSPKSVEGEILSLDEISKIFDLSDINKAGAKFNWEKLNWINSQYIKNMDSIKLSKIIQRYWDDLGWEPPSKEWAIKLVTLIRDSMILLKDAIDQSKPFFLLPPIQKEGQNFLENIDSKASLKLILNYLIEQKTVKLDKEKAKEIINEISKRHNVKKGILMKSLRVAFFGCLSGPDLIQSWELFSESQSDLLRIERCLITI from the coding sequence TTGGAAAAACGTTTAAGATTAGCTCCAAGTCCAACAGGTTTATTTCATATTGGTACAGCTCGAACAGCATTATTCAACTGGTTGTATGCGCAAAAAATAGGAGGTAAATTCCTCATCAGAATAGAAGATACAGATTTTCTCCGATCTAAATCTGAATACACAGCAAATATATTAGAAGGTTTGAAATGGCTTGGACTTAAATGGGATGAAGAGCCTGTGAATCAAAGTGAACGAATTTCTATTCACAAAAACTACATCAAAAAGCTGTTGGAATGTGGAGCTGCATATAGATGCTTTACTACAGAAGATGAGATTTCTGAGCTAAGAGAAGAACAAAAAAAGAAAGGATTACCCCCTAAGCATGACAATAGGCACAGAAATCTTTCAAAAGAAGAAATAGAAACATTCATATCCAAAGGAAGGACTTCCGTAATTAGGTTTAAGATTGACGAAAAAATAAAAATCACATGGGTAGATCAGATAAGGGGCGAGATTAAATGGCAAGGCAAGGACTTGGGGGGAGATTTAGTCTTATCAAGAAGGGCTTTGGAATATGAGATTGGAGATCCTTTGTATAATCTTGCAGTTGTAATTGATGATAATTTCATGAATATCACTCATGTAGTTAGGGGGGAAGACCATATCTCAAATACTGCTAAACAAATATTGATCTATAAAGCATTAGATTTTAAATTACCAACGTTTTCACATACTCCTCTAATACTAAATGAAGAAGGGAAAAAATTATCTAAGAGAGATTGCGTTACTTCAATCGACGAATTTAAAGATATGGGATATTTACCTGAAGCGTTAGCAAACTATATGGCCTTTCTAGGTTGGTCCCCAAAATCTGTTGAGGGTGAAATACTCTCACTTGACGAGATATCTAAAATTTTTGACTTATCAGATATAAATAAAGCTGGAGCAAAATTCAATTGGGAAAAACTAAACTGGATTAATTCTCAATATATAAAGAATATGGATTCAATCAAGTTAAGTAAGATCATTCAGAGATACTGGGATGATTTAGGTTGGGAACCTCCATCTAAAGAATGGGCTATAAAATTAGTAACTTTGATTAGAGACTCGATGATCCTTTTAAAAGATGCTATTGATCAATCAAAACCATTTTTCTTATTACCGCCAATTCAAAAAGAGGGTCAAAATTTTCTCGAAAACATTGATAGCAAAGCTTCTCTAAAACTTATATTAAATTATTTAATAGAACAAAAGACCGTAAAACTAGATAAAGAGAAAGCCAAGGAAATAATAAACGAAATCTCAAAAAGGCATAATGTAAAAAAAGGGATTTTAATGAAATCATTAAGAGTGGCCTTTTTTGGTTGTCTAAGTGGGCCAGATTTAATTCAAAGTTGGGAACTCTTCTCAGAGAGTCAAAGTGATCTATTGAGAATTGAAAGATGTCTTATTACTATCTAG